One Helianthus annuus cultivar XRQ/B chromosome 7, HanXRQr2.0-SUNRISE, whole genome shotgun sequence genomic region harbors:
- the LOC110869125 gene encoding protein NETWORKED 4B yields the protein MEGIESKALAENVEGFQHCAKEILKLIEQDGNFSETTAETYDDKKSKLSTHVTELLRMHGALVDQHAHLIKKQHLDASDSSSPQVTQMFTPDQTSNMQKFRTPIGFDVLSSCGGGSYASRRDGSESSFSPSSDSDSESFMSINKLLISPVNGDDAPKVKETKLPEVLIHKISNLEEELVTLNKKIQSLADENANLKQEVQAKESNIKTQNEYLETEKIKGIELEKQVADLKLVITDSNIQIKTMGDELDASREKLSATDDETSKLMHEMALLKKQLDSEKENNLGLEEEVSAYVADIQVRDDQITELHTKIYQSTYEISLLKSAHKEKEDNWNTNIERLQTELREKCKSVDDLNKDLDSLKLKKDGVAARLDTLRAEKSCQDNKVRELETNLNSLQHEHERVLLSFDNAQKVTNELKLKVMELEREVDTQKEVMSDRAEEKREAIRQLSFSLEHYMSGYKQLRQAFVVGNKRRAFFSF from the exons ATGGAGGGAATTGAATCAAAAGCACTGGCAGAAAATGTCGAAG GGTTCCAGCATTGTGCCAAAGAAATCCTTAAGCTGATAGAACAAGACGGAAATTTCTCTGAAACAACGGCTGAGACTTATGATGACAAGAAGTCAAAGTTGTCAACACATGTAACTGAGTTATTGCGTATGCATGGTGCGTTGGTCGATCAACACGCTCATCTGATCAAAAAGCAGCATCTTGATGCATCTGATTCAAGCTCGCCTCAAGTTACTCAAATGTTTACGCCTGATCAAACGAGCAACATGCAAAAATTTAGGACACCTATCGGTTTTGACGTTTTGAGCTCGTGTGGTGGTGGTTCTTACGCTTCTAGAAGAGACGGCTCAGAGTCTTCCTTCTCACCGTCATCAGATTCTGATTCGGAATCTTTCATGTCTATCAACAAGCTTCTGATTTCACCGGTCAACGGTGATGATGCACCGAAAGTCAAAGAAACCAAACTCCCTGAGGTTTTGATCCACAAGATTTCCAACTTGGAAGAAGAGCTCGTTACGTTGAACAAAAAGATTCAGAGTTTAGCTGACGAAAACGCTAATTTGAAACAAGAGGTTCAGGCGAAAGAATCAAATATCAAAACTCAAAACGAGTATCTTGAAACCGAAAAAATAAAGGGGATTGAGCTAGAGAAGCAAGTGGCTGACCTTAAACTCGTGATCACCGACTCTAATATTCAAATCAAAACAATGGGAGACGAGTTAGACGCATCTAGAGAGAAATTATCGGCAACAGACGATGAAACCTCGAAACTGATGCATGAAATGGCGTTGTTAAAAAAACAGCTTGATTCCGAGAAAGAAAACAATCTAGGATTGGAAGAGGAAGTATCCGCGTATGTAGCTGATATTCAAGTGCGCGATGATCAAAtcacagaattacatacaaagaTTTACCAGTCAACGTATGAAATCTCGCTACTGAAAAGCGCACATAAGGAAAAAGAAGACAACTGGAATACTAATATTGAAAGGTTGCAAACAGAACTAAGGGAAAAATGTAAGTCGGTTGATGATTTGAATAAAGATTTGGACTCTTTGAAGTTAAAGAAAGATGGAGTCGCTGCTCGGCTTGATACACTTCGAGCCGAGAAAAGTTGTCAGGACAATAAAGTACGAGAACTTGAGACCAACTTGAATTCACTACAACATGAGCACGAGAGGGTGCTTTTGTCATTTGATAACGCACAAAAGGTTACAAATGAACTAAAACTGAAAGTGATGGAATTGGAACGAGAGGTTGACACGCAGAAGGAAGTTATGTCGGATAGAGCTGAAGAGAAAAGGGAAGCGATACGGCAGCTATCGTTCTCGTTGGAACATTACATGTCGGGATACAAACAACTTCGTCAAGCATTTGTTGTTGGAAACAAAAGGCGTGCCttttttagtttttaa
- the LOC110867159 gene encoding pentatricopeptide repeat-containing protein At1g12300, mitochondrial, with amino-acid sequence MKCTIIRLRCYSTASPLTSHFNQRIISLKNASGPTNVNDALQLFDEMLQRQPPPSIIQFTKLITVIVKKKRYSTALILLDQMKLMGIPANIYTMNISINCHCRLNQVAYGFALLATIFKQGHPPNLATYSTLIHGLVLVDRVFEAVELFKKLLRDKLCDPDQVMYGTVINGLCKVGHTSKALELLTFMESGSCKPSVEQYSVVIDSLCKDKMVDHALELFAKMTEKSVLADVITYNSLIQGLCNFGRETEAAKMLRDMEEEGVSPGVDTFNILVNSFCKKGSVKEAELAVQAMVRRGLNPDVITYSALIDGYCLRGEIDEAEKVLDGMVEKELVPNIITYNSLINGYCKKKRIGKAMRLFQEIQDKGLIPDVVTYSSLLQGLFESGNPAAARELFNKMQAKGLAPDICTYRILFHGMCNNSQCTDALALFQSLGSKELVKDIVLYTILIDGCTNCGKPNLALDLYDELLLKGLEPTVRTYNAMIRVYCQEGLLGKGTELLRKMEENGCLPDSFTYNVIVRELLKKNEHREAEIFLEEMINRGFMPDHATFENLLVWIPNVGKDSRLRTIIQKLTNGGRKDT; translated from the coding sequence ATGAAGTGCACAATAATTCGACTTCGTTGTTACTCTACTGCTTCACCTTTAACCTCCCATTTCAATCAAAGAATTATATCCCTCAAAAATGCTTCAGGACCCACCAACGTGAATGACGCCCTCCaactgtttgatgaaatgcttcaaAGACAACCTCCACCTTCCATCATCCAATTTACTAAGCTCATTACTGTTATTGTAAAGAAGAAGCGATACTCCACTGCCCTTATACTCTTGGACCAAATGAAGTTGATGGGTATTCCTGCCAATATATATACTATGAACATCTCTATCAACTGTCATTGCCGGTTGAATCAAGTCGCTTACGGTTTTGCCTTACTAGCAACCATTTTCAAGCAAGGTCATCCCCCCAATTTGGCTACATATAGCACTCTCATTCATGGGCTTGTTCTCGTTGATAGGGTTtttgaagctgttgagttgtTCAAGAAACTGCTTAGAGATAAACTTTGTGATCCTGATCAAGTTATGTATGGAACCGTTATTAATGGCCTATGTAAAGTCGGTCACACTAGCAAGGCCCTTGAATTGCTCACGTTCATGGAATCAGGCTCTTGTAAACCGAGTGTAGAACAGTACAGTGTTGTCATTGACAGCCTTTGCAAAGACAAAATGGTTGATCATGCACTAGAGCTGTTTGCCAAGATGACCGAAAAGAGTGTCCTTGCAGACGTTATCACTTACAACTCTTTGATTCAGGGTCTATGTAACTTCGGTCGAGAGACAGAAGCTGCCAAAATGTTGAGAGATATGGAGGAGGAAGGAGTATCTCCAGGAGTGGATACATTTAATATCTTGGTAAATTCCTTTTGCAAGAAAGGATCGGTAAAAGAAGCAGAGCTTGCTGTACAAGCAATGGTACGAAGAGGTCTAAATCCAGATGTAATCACTTATAGTGCATTGATTGATGGATACTGTTTACGTGGTGAAATAGATGAAGCGGAGAAAGTTCTCGACGGCATGGTGGAGAAGGAACTTGTGCCCAATATCATCACCTATAACAGCCTGATAAACGGATACTGTAAGAAGAAGAGAATCGGAAAGGCCATGCGTCTCTTTCAGGAAATCCAAGACAAGGGTTTGATTCCGGATGTTGTTACTTACAGTAGCTTGTTACAAGGTTTGTTTGAATCAGGGAATCCTGCAGCGGCTAGAGAACTCTTTAACAAGATGCAAGCAAAGGGCCTGGCACCTGATATATGCACCTATCGTATCTTGTTCCATGGAATGTGCAACAACTCCCAGTGTACTGATGCATTGGCTCTCTTCCAATCGCTAGGAAGCAAAGAATTGGTGAAAGATATAGTGTTGTATACCATATTGATTGATGGTTGTACCAATTGTGGGAAGCCTAACTTGGCTTTGGATCTGTATGATGAACTTCTATTAAAAGGACTGGAACCAACAGTTAGGACCTATAACGCAATGATACGTGTTTATTGCCAAGAAGGGTTATTGGGTAAAGGTACAGAATTGCTTCGTAAGATGGAAGAGAACGGTTGTTTGCCGGATAGCTTCACATACAATGTAATTGTTCGAGAGTTATTGAAGAAAAACGAGCATCGTGAGGCAGAGATATTTCTAGAAGAAATGATAAACCGAGGTTTTATGCCTGATCATGCTACTTTTGAGAATTTACTAGTCTGGATCCCAAACGTAGGAAAAGATTCTCGTTTGCGAACTATCATTCAAAAGCTAACAAATGGAGGAAGAAAAGATACCTAA